A single window of Dermochelys coriacea isolate rDerCor1 chromosome 2, rDerCor1.pri.v4, whole genome shotgun sequence DNA harbors:
- the C2H18orf63 gene encoding uncharacterized protein C18orf63 homolog, which translates to MKWRLFPGLRVVCGFNSEKRLRRRGGEGAQSRALRPTRPRHTADINRGGGGSREAARAKRPEQYLRLRAPPPSALPSRLNPAHAAVSGRVPCLAVTPPLGAPGSKCEKSGGERRLPARRAPTRLATPASPERPRPAPAHAAASRASAELLEAARAVGGRRPRAERREATRGGNARALSTCQTASVSEPCGQSENSLCHLGGPVGAELSSLQVTHEQISFYKTGKCQAYIQKHGATIEAPERISPAILQLCLCYTLITRLAPSWNKAGHLLVQGSNFLSHMGRQNAVVMDLNVSETQLCISIEACTIRLPPPQLEDFDISANHLRNIDNNKRPTVRDKSILSKLVLCLAKQEEGGGYSKSKKSKTSKPAI; encoded by the exons ATGAAGTGGAGGCTTTTCCCGGGATTACGGGTTGTTTGCGGCTTTAATTCTGAGAAACGGTTGCGccgcaggggaggggaaggggcacagtCTCGTGCCCTCCGACCAACCCGCCCCCGCCATACGGCCGACATCaaccgcggggggggggggtcacgtgAGGCTGCGAGAGCGAAACGCCCTGAGCAGTACCTGAGACTCCGAGCCCCGCCCCCTTCGGCCCTCCCCTCCCGGCTGAATCCTGCCCACGCGGCTGTGTCCGGCAGAGTCCCCTGCCTCGCAGTGACCCCTCCGCTGGGGGCACCaggcagcaaatgtgaaaaatcgggagggGAGCGgcgg CTGCCAGCGCGGCGCGCGCCCACCAGGCTCGCTACTCCAGCGAGTCCCGAGCGCCCGCGGCCGGCGCCCGCACACGCAGCAGCCTCGCGCGCCTCGGCGGAGCTGCTCGAAGCCGCGCGAGCTGTCGGCGGGAGGAGGCCGCGGGCGGAAAGGCGCGAAGCGACCCGAGGAGGGAACGCGCG GGCATTGTCAACCTGCCAAACAGCTTCCGTCAGTGAACCCTGCGGACAATCTGAAAACAGCCTGTGCCACCTTGGAGGGCCGGTGGGGGCAGAGCTTTCCTCTTTGCAAGTGACTCATGAACAA ataTCTTTttacaaaacaggaaaatgtCAGGCTTATATACAGAAACATGGAGCTACA ATTGAGGCTCCAGAGAGAATTAGCCCAGCCATCCTTCAACTATGTCTCTGTTACACACTTATAACCAGACTTGCCCCCAGCTGGAATAAGGCTGGTCATCTGTTGGTACAAG gaAGCAATTTTTTGTCTCATATGGGAAGGCAAAATGCTGTTG tTATGGACCTCAATGTATCAGAGACCCAACTTTGCATCAGTATAGAGGCTTGCACAATTCGACTACCGCCACCCCAG ctGGAAGACTTCGACATTTCAGCAAACCATCTTAGAAATATTGACAACAATAAAAGACCGACCGTCAGAGACAAATCAATTTTAAGTAAACTGGTGCTATGTCTTGCCAAG